DNA from Cyanobacterium stanieri LEGE 03274:
GCTAAAATTGACCCCTGCTCTAGTTTTTTAGGTTCTATTCCGGGGGCAGGTTCTAGTTTAGTGGCTATGAGTGAAGAAATGGGGGCAGATGCGATCGCTGTTACCGTACTACAATACGTCAGAATCTTATTAGTATCGTTAATCGTACCCAATATCGTTGCCCTTTACTTTTCAACCCCCGTCTTAGCTACCCCCATGGTAGAATCCTGTAACCCCGAGCTTTGTTTTAGCCCCCCCAATGACATATTGATTACCGCAGACTTACCTCAATCCCTCATCACTGCCATCATTAAAACCCTCTTAATTATCTTTACCGCCATTGTCGCCATTCAAATAGGCAAAATCATCAAATTACCATCAAATCTTTTCCTAGCCCCCTTCTTCAGTGGTTTAGCACTATTCTGGCTAATTCCCACCACCATTCCTCCCCTAGTATTTAGCATCGGATTATTTTTACTAGGTTTATCCACGGGGGTAAAATTTGACCTAAAAACCATTCATAAGTTACTAAAAGCAGTATTAATTGAAGTTATCCTCGTCATTTTTTTAATTATTGTTTGCTTTATCATCGGTTATGAATTCCATCAAATCACGGGATTGGACATGATGAGTTCCCTTTTAGGCACAACCCCAGGGGGTTTGAACACCATGACAGCCACAGCATTGGAGTTAGGAGGAGATTCGGGCATGGTTTTAACCATGCAAATGGTGCGAATGTTTTTTATTCTTACTTTTTCTCCTTTTTTCGCAGGGACTATTCTACAAATTGATTATTCTCACCATGAAAATAATTAAAGTGATTAACTAATATTAATTGGCAACTATGAAGTTTTACTATTTCGCTGTTTCACGAAATCCGTCAAAAACTCTTGTCTATTATCTTTTCCCTATCTTAATTAGATATTTTTTTGGTACATTAAATTGTGAGAATAAATAAAAATCCATGGGGGGTAATTAGGTGATGAAATACTTTTTTTTAACAGAAGGTTGGAGTTATAACCGAGTCTGGCAAAGAGGGGGGTTATGGGATACTATTACTTGGCGTCGTCCTCCCCATATCAGTTGTTTAAGGATTGGTATTGAGGAAAATGGAGAAATTTTGTGGCTCTACGAAGTAGAAGAAGCGGTTTTAATGGTGGAAGTGATGCCCTCTACCACGGAGGCAAAAAAGAATAGTAATATAGGTCAAGTGGTTTTAAAAAGACTCATCGATTCTACTCAAGTTATTGATGCCCTTGTAGGGGCAAAAAAAGTTGTTAACCAAAATTAAACCATCATTTTTTATTACCTGGGATTGGCCCTCGGCGAGATGGATTGGTACTTGAGGTAACCATAAAATCGTAAAGAGTTTGAATTTTATCGTTATTTACCATGGTGGATAATTTATCAAGGGCTTGAGCAAGGGTTAACCCTGAACGGTATAAAAGGCGATAGGCTTGTTTTAATTCTTTGATTTCTTCTGGGCTAAAGTTATTTCTTTTTAGGGCAACGCTGTTTAAAGCCCTTACCCTTGATGGGTTTCCTTCCACTAACATAAATGGTGGTACATCTCTTTCGATGCGACTCATACCCCCTAACATTGCCATAGTACCAATGTGGACAAACTGATGTACTCCTAACATTCCACCGATGACGGCTTTGGAATCCACTTGTACATGACCTGCTAAACTAACGGAGTTGGCGATAACTACCCTATCTTTGATGATGCAGTTGTGGGCGACATGGACATAGGCCATTAGTAAATTATCGTTACCGATGATGGTGTATTCTCCTTCTTCTGTGGCTCGATTTAGGGTTACGAATTCACGGATTAAGTTGCGATCGCCTATTTTTAGTCCTGTTATCGCTCCTTTATATTTTAAATCTTGAGGATCTAAACCAATGGCCGCCCCGGGGTAGATTTTGTTATCTGTGCCAATTTCTGTATGACCTTGAATAACTACATTAGCACCGATGACGGTGTTTGCCCCAATTTTTACTCCTGCCCCAATTACGGCATTGGGTTCAACGGTGACAGTAGAATCTAATTCTGCCTTTTTATCAATAATCGCTGTAGGATGTATCACGGTTATTTAAATTTGTATTAACGATTGAGTTAGTCGAGCAAAGAAAATAACATTTCGCCCTGTACGGCTAGTTGTCCATCAACCAAGCCTTGCCCTTGCATTTTAGCAATACGATTACGTTTGAGGGATAATAGTTCCACTGTCATGATCAGTTGATCTCCAGGTACTACGGGGCGGCGAAAACGTACTTT
Protein-coding regions in this window:
- the lpxA gene encoding acyl-ACP--UDP-N-acetylglucosamine O-acyltransferase → MTVIHPTAIIDKKAELDSTVTVEPNAVIGAGVKIGANTVIGANVVIQGHTEIGTDNKIYPGAAIGLDPQDLKYKGAITGLKIGDRNLIREFVTLNRATEEGEYTIIGNDNLLMAYVHVAHNCIIKDRVVIANSVSLAGHVQVDSKAVIGGMLGVHQFVHIGTMAMLGGMSRIERDVPPFMLVEGNPSRVRALNSVALKRNNFSPEEIKELKQAYRLLYRSGLTLAQALDKLSTMVNNDKIQTLYDFMVTSSTNPSRRGPIPGNKK
- a CDS encoding AbrB family transcriptional regulator, translated to MTKTITVDNGEIFALGGLFLLALIFSFILDSLHFPVAWFLVPLLVAIIFSIVRGKVESFPHSAGALGQGMIAVVTASNFSVDSLINAQSYLLPLLGAIFITGTFSLFNGFLLYKIAKIDPCSSFLGSIPGAGSSLVAMSEEMGADAIAVTVLQYVRILLVSLIVPNIVALYFSTPVLATPMVESCNPELCFSPPNDILITADLPQSLITAIIKTLLIIFTAIVAIQIGKIIKLPSNLFLAPFFSGLALFWLIPTTIPPLVFSIGLFLLGLSTGVKFDLKTIHKLLKAVLIEVILVIFLIIVCFIIGYEFHQITGLDMMSSLLGTTPGGLNTMTATALELGGDSGMVLTMQMVRMFFILTFSPFFAGTILQIDYSHHENN